A single genomic interval of Sphingomonas faeni harbors:
- a CDS encoding UxaA family hydrolase produces MIEDARAGESVEGIVLRQDVGRGHKVALVDIPADAAIVKFGFPIGLATRAIGAGEHVHSDNLETSLAGTQSYAYTPVAAARPMLASRQTFEGYVRPDGSVGTRNEIWILPTVGCVARTAERIATKAAMLLGNEVDGVHAFTHPHGCSQLGHDLDGARAILASLACHPNAGGVLIVGLGCEENQIASLLATIPAWRHGAIRTLTAQFSVDEVEEGIALVRELAAAAVTPRQSVGIDRLVLGVKCGGSDGLSGLTANPLVGRMSDRVSEVGGRVLLTEIPEVFGAEQMLMNRAADAGVFDKIVELVNGFKRYFLDHGEPVSDNPSPGNVAGGITTLEEKSLGAVQKAGHATVTDVIGYGDRVSIDGLTILEAPGNDAVSSTALAAAGATVILFTTGRGTPLGFPVPTIKIASNTVLAQRKPGWIDFDAGQVLAEGFEAAERALLDRIVAIASGATTAAERNGEREIAIWKRGVTL; encoded by the coding sequence ATGATCGAGGATGCGCGGGCGGGCGAAAGCGTGGAAGGCATCGTGCTGCGCCAGGATGTCGGGCGTGGGCACAAGGTCGCCCTCGTAGACATCCCGGCCGACGCGGCGATCGTCAAGTTCGGCTTCCCGATCGGCCTTGCGACGCGGGCGATCGGGGCCGGCGAGCATGTCCATAGCGACAATCTGGAGACCAGCCTTGCGGGCACGCAGTCCTATGCCTACACGCCCGTCGCAGCTGCACGGCCGATGTTGGCCTCGCGGCAGACGTTCGAAGGCTATGTCCGCCCGGACGGCAGCGTCGGCACGCGCAACGAGATCTGGATCCTGCCTACCGTTGGCTGCGTCGCACGCACCGCCGAACGGATCGCCACCAAGGCCGCGATGCTGCTCGGCAATGAGGTCGACGGCGTCCACGCCTTCACACATCCGCATGGCTGTTCGCAACTGGGCCACGATCTCGACGGCGCGCGCGCGATCCTCGCAAGCCTCGCCTGCCACCCCAATGCCGGCGGCGTGCTGATCGTAGGACTGGGCTGCGAGGAGAACCAGATTGCTTCGCTACTGGCGACGATCCCCGCGTGGCGGCACGGCGCGATCCGCACGCTGACCGCGCAATTCAGCGTCGACGAAGTCGAAGAGGGCATTGCGCTGGTGCGCGAGCTCGCTGCAGCGGCGGTGACGCCGCGGCAAAGCGTCGGGATCGACCGGCTCGTGCTGGGAGTGAAGTGCGGCGGGTCGGATGGGCTGTCGGGCCTGACCGCAAATCCGCTGGTCGGCCGGATGAGCGACCGGGTGAGCGAAGTGGGAGGCCGCGTGCTGCTGACCGAAATCCCCGAGGTGTTCGGTGCGGAACAGATGCTGATGAACCGCGCGGCCGATGCGGGTGTGTTCGATAAGATCGTCGAGCTGGTGAACGGCTTCAAGCGATATTTCCTCGATCACGGCGAGCCCGTTTCCGACAATCCGTCGCCGGGCAATGTCGCCGGCGGCATCACTACGCTGGAGGAAAAGTCGCTAGGCGCGGTGCAGAAAGCCGGGCATGCGACCGTAACCGACGTGATCGGCTACGGCGATCGTGTTTCAATCGACGGACTGACGATTCTGGAGGCACCGGGCAACGATGCGGTGTCCTCGACCGCGCTGGCAGCGGCAGGTGCGACGGTGATCCTGTTCACAACAGGACGCGGTACGCCGCTCGGCTTCCCAGTGCCAACGATCAAGATTGCGTCGAACACCGTGCTGGCCCAGCGCAAACCAGGATGGATCGACTTTGATGCTGGGCAGGTGCTCGCCGAGGGCTTTGAGGCGGCGGAGCGTGCGCTGCTCGACCGCATTGTCGCGATCGCGTCGGGTGCCACCACCGCCGCTGAACGCAATGGCGAGCGCGAGATTGCGATCTGG